In a genomic window of Quercus lobata isolate SW786 chromosome 4, ValleyOak3.0 Primary Assembly, whole genome shotgun sequence:
- the LOC115985529 gene encoding uncharacterized protein LOC115985529, which yields MIVLSWNCCGLARAAAKRALRALIRDIGPDVVFLFETKIPIDRVRKFLVSLGFYNLDFVNPKGKKGGLIVGWKIGVDMEITSKCNNMINGLVFFDPVNEPWMISLVYGPPNRNNRGTFWDDVDKGGKPIATPSKGGPNAVIDKNGLIDLQFSATVKHVPASSSDHSPIVLNTNGEQGQGKKPFKFVEAWTRDETSMFVVENAWKKGFNGTPMFKVCKKIKETKEDLHRWNRDWFGNIQTKIKEKWNQLDQIQKEEPTSENLEKEANTNLELHEWLIREESLWKQKSQTKWLPATDLNTKFVHLSTIVRRRRNAIDFLKNQ from the exons ATGATTGTCCTATCTTGGAATTGTTGTGGCTTGGCTCGAGCTGCGGCAAAGAGAGCTTTACGAGCTTTAATAAGGGATATTGGCCCAGATGtagtatttttatttgaaactaaGATTCCCATAGATAGAGTAAGGAAGTTCTTGGTGTCTCTGGGGTTTTATAACTTGGATTTTGTTAATCCCAAAGGGAAGAAAGGTGGGCTTATAGTTGGGTGGAAAATTGGAGTTGATATGGAGATCACTTCAAAGTGTAATAACATGATTAATGGCTTGGTTTTCTTTGATCCAGTAAATGAGCCATGGATGATATCATTGGTGTATGGCCCTCCAAATAGGAATAATAGAGGAACATTTTGGGATGATGTTGATAAG GGAGGCAAGCCAATTGCAACTCCATCCAAAGGAGGTCCAAATGCTGTAATTGATAAAAATGGTCTTATTGACCTTCAGTTCTC AGCTACTGTTAAACATGTTCCGGCCTCATCATCAGACCATTCCCCAATAGTCCTTAATACTAATGGAGAACAGGGACAAGGCAAAAAGCCTTTCAAGTTTGTCGAAGCATGGACTAGAGATGAAACCAGCATGTTTGTTGTTGAGAATGCTTGGAAGAAAGGGTTCAATGGGACCCCTATGTTCAAAGTTTGCAAGAAGATTAAGGAGACGAAGGAAGACTTGCATAGATGGAATAGAGATTGGTTTGGAAATATCCAGACCAAGATTAAGGAGAAATGGAATCAACTTGATCAAATCCAGAAGGAAGAGCCCACATCAGAGAACTTGGAGAAAGAAGCTAATACAAATTTAGAGCTTCATGAGTGGCTGATAAGAGAGGAATcattatggaaacaaaaatctCAAACCAAATGGCTACCAGCAACagattta